The window ACGCCCTTCGCCTGTGGATTGTTATGCGGCGTGCGCTCCCCGGACAGGTACGGTAAAAACCAGACAGGATCGGCGCTGGTATCCGCCGTCTGCGCGGCGTCAAGCAACGCGGGGACCGTCTCCAGTCCGGTGAGTTTCGCCGCCCAGTCCAGGCAGGAGGCGGCGCTCAGCATCACCGACATCAGATGCCAGCGGCCCGGCAGCGCATGACAGAAGCTGTGTACCGCGCTTTCCGGTTTGCTGAGAAAGCCGTCGCTGACGGCAAAATAGACGCCAGAGGTGCCCAGCGACAGCATGGCCTGATTCGCGTCAATCATGCCGACGCCAACGGCGCCCGCCGCGTTATCGCCGCCGCCAGCGACAACCGGCGCCGCGGGCATTCCCCACGCCGTCGCGATCTCTGGCAGTAAGGTTCCGCTGATGTCACTCCCCTCAAACAGCGCAGGCATATGGTCGCGGGTCAGACCGCAGGCTTCCAGCATGACATCGCTCCAGTCACGCTTTTCCACATCCAGCCACATGGTTCCCGCGGCGTCAGACATATCGCTGGCAAACTCGCCCGTCATACGCAAACGCAGATAATCTTTCGGCAGCAGCACCTTCGCCACCTGACGAAAAATCTCCGGCTCATGGCATTTCACCCAGAGCAGCTTCGGCGCGGTAAAGCCGGGCATCATCAGGTTGCCGGTGATGGCGCGGGACTGCGGCGCCTGCGCTTCCAGCAGCGCGCACTCTTCGCCACAGCGTCCGTCGTTCCACAGAATGGCGGGACGCAGAACGCGCTGCTGATCATCAAGCAGCGTTGCGCCGTGCATCTGCCCGGCAATGCCTAACGCTTTTACCTCGCTTAACGAATGCTGTTTGCCCAGCGCTTTGACGGCGCGATCTGTCGCCAGCCACCACTGTTCGGGGTCCTGTTCCGACCAGAGCGGATGAGGACGGGAGACGGTGAGTTTTTCCGTTTGCGCTGCCACAACCTCGCCTTGCTCATTGAGCAAAATGGCTTTTACGCCCGAGGTGCCAAGATCGATCCCGATATACATAGGTGGGTTCCTTCAATGAAAATGCCCGGCAGCGCGAAGCTCACCGGGCCTACAACAACCGTAGGCCGGGCCAACAGAGCGCCGCCCGGCGATAGCGATTATTTATTGAACAGGTAGTGGTTAACCAGGTTTTCCAGCAGTTCCTGATGGCCGCTCTGATGTACCGGCGCCAGGTTATGCTGTTCAGCATACTGCGCCAGTTCGCTTAACGACATCTGGCCCTTGAGGATCTGCTGACCCAGCTCGCTGTTCCAGCCGGCGTAACGTTTTGCCACGCGTTTATCCAGTTCGCCATCTTCAATCATGCGCGCGGCGATTTTCAGCGACAGCGCCATCGTATCCATCGCGCCAATATGACCATAGAACAGATCGTATTTGTCGGTGCTCTGACGACGGACTTTCGCGTCAAAGTTCAGGCCGCCGGTGGTGAAACCGCCCGCTTTCAGGATTTCATACATTACCAGCGCGTTCTCCTCCACGCTGTTCGGGAACTGGTCGGTATCCCAGCCTAACTGCGCGTCGCCGCGGTTGGCATCGACGGAACCAAACAGGCCCAGCGCGATAGCGGTGGCGATTTCATGATGGAAGGAGTGTCCCGCCAGCGTCGCGTGGTTGGCTTCAATGTTCAGCTTGATCTCTTTTTCCAGACCGAACTGTTTCAGGAAGCCGTAAACGGTGGCCGCATCGTAATCATACTGGTGTTTGGTCGGTTCCTGCGGTTTTGGTTCAATCAGCAGCGTGCCCTGGAAGCCGGTTTTGTGCTTGTGCTCGACCACCATCTGCATGAAGCGGCCAATTTGCTCACGCTCCTGGCGCAGATCGGTGTTCAGCAGAGTTTCATAGCCTTCACGACCGCCCCACAGCACGTAGTTTTCGCCGCCCAGTTTGTGAGTGGCGTCCATTGCCGTAACCACCTGGGTCGCCGCCCAGCTAAAGACTTCCGGGTCCGGGTTGGTCGCCGCGCCTGCGCCGTAGCGCGGGTTGGTGAAACAGTTCGCCGTGCCCCACAGCAGCTTCACGCCGCTCTCTTCCTGCTTCGCAGCCAGCACATCGACCATCTGGGCGAAGTTGTTTTTATACTCTTTGAGCGACGCGCCTTCCGGTGAAACGTCGACATCGTGGAAGCAGTAGAACGGAACGTTCAGCTTGTGGAAGAATTCAAACGCCACGTCCGCTTTGCGTTTTGCCAGCGCCAGGGCTTCGCCCGGCTGCTGCCAGGGGCGGTCAAACGCGCCGACGCCAAACATATCCGCCCCGTTCCAGCAGAAGGTGTGCCAGTAGCAGGCGGCGAAACGCAAATGATCTTCCATCCGTTTGCCCAGCACGATTTCATCCGGGTTGTAGTGACGGAATGCCAGAGGGTTAGTGGACTTAGGGCCTTCGAAACGAACACGGTCGAGTTGGTCAAAATATGCCTGCATAATGAACTCCGTAATCAGGTAATACAGCGAGTAATTGCGATGGCTTAATACTGGAATTTCCCGATTTAGAGCTCAATTACGTTATTTCACACCGCCATTGAGAGAATACCCAAATGTGCGCTGGCTCCCAAAAAAGGACATAAAAAAGCCAAAATCATCCCGGGTAAAAAGGCGATCCGGATCGAAGGTTGAGAAATAAACAAAAAACCATAACCGCCAGATAAAAAATGATAATTGTCTTCCTCATTGAGCTATGATGAATTTCGCATGGCGCCACGCTAGTGATAGTATCGACCAGCCCATGTTCACATTGATCAGGATATGTTCTTATGTTTGATAACCGTCACCGTATTACCCTGTTATTTAATGCGAATAAAGCCTATGACCGCCAGGTTGTAGAGGGCGTCGGTGAATATTTACAAGCATCACAATCTGAATGGGATATATTCATAGAAGAGGATTTTCGCGCCAGAATTGATAACATTAAAGAGTGGCTGGGCGATGGCGTTATTGCCGATTACGACGACCCTGACATTGCCCGCTTATTAATTGATGTCGATGTGCCGATTGTCGGCGTGGGCGGTTCTTATCATCTGGCGGAAAATTACCCGCCGGTACACTATATCGCCACCGATAATCACGCCCTCGTCGAAAGCGCCTTCCTGCATCTGAAAGAAAAAGGCATTAACCGCTTCGCCTTTTACGGACTGCCGGCCTCCAGCGGGAAACGCTGGGCGGCGGAACGCGAGCACGCTTTTCGCCAGCTGGTTGCGGAAGAAAAATACCGCGGCGTGGTGTATCAGGGGCTGGAAACCGCGCCAGAGCTGTGGCAGCATGCGCAAAATCGGCTGGCGGACTGGCTGCAAACCCTGCCGCCGCAGACCGGCATTATCGCGGTGACCGACGCGCGCGCCCGCCACGTCCTCCAGGTATGCGAACATCTGCATATCCCGGTGCCGGAAAAACTGTGCGTGATTGGCATTGATAACGAAGAATTAACCCGCTATCTGTCCCGCGTGGCGCTGTCGTCGGTGGCGCAGGGGGCGCGGCAGATGGGCTATCAGGCAGCGAAGCTGCTGCACCGGCTGTTAGCGAACGAAGCGCTGCCGCTACAGCGCATACTGGTGCCGCCGGTGCGCGTGGTCGAGCGTCGTTCAACGGACTATCGTTCCCTTACCGATCCCGCCGTTATCCAGGCGATGCACTTCATCCGCAACCACGCCTGTAAAGGCATTAAGGTTGATCAGGTGCTGGATGCCGTCGGCATTTCCCGCTCAAACCTTGAGAAGCGATTTAAAGAGGAGGTCGGCGAGACTATCCACGCGGTGATCCACGCAGAAAAGCTGGAGAAAGCGCGCAGCCTGCTGATTTCCACCACGCTGTCGATTAACGAAATCTCCCAGATGTGCGGCTATCCTTCGCTGCAGTACTTCTATTCCGTATTCAAAAAAGAGTATGGCACGACGCCGAAAGAGTATCGTGATGTGAACAGTGAAGTGTTGATGTAAGGTTATTTGCTGCTCCGGGCCTGCGGACGGGATGCAGGCCGGATTAGCCGCAGCGAGCATGGACACTTAGAAAGTGCCCGGTAGGCATCGCGCCGCCGGGCAAATATTACATATGGGCCGCAATTAAGCGCTGGTTATCCTGATACATCGCGAACAGATAGTTGTTGTAGCTCTGCCCCTTCGTTGAATAACCCTTCAGCTTATGGATCATCGCCGTCGCCGTGACTTCCTGGTCCGCCTTGCGCAACTGGGCGCGCGATTTACGGAACGAAGCGTAAGCCGGGTGCGTGTTCAGATTGGCGACATAGGCGCTGACCGACTCTTTGACCGAGCCGAATTGCGAGTACCCTTTCACCTTGCCCGGCGCATTAGTGCAACGCCCTTTGGCGCACTTCATGCCGAACAGATTGTTGTTGGCGCGCGCAAGCTTAGAGGTTCCCCAGCCGCTTTCCGCCGCAGCCATTGTCGCCACCATACTGGTCGGGATAATGTCCACGCGCTCCAGCAGCGTGTTCCACGGAATCGTCCGCGTATTGCCAGACCACTTCACCTTGTAGCGTTTGGCGATATCTTTCATCCGCGCACGCTCGGAAGGCGACCACTGGTTCTGATACTGTTTAGCGATCAGCCAGTTACGTTCCGCGGTAATCGCAGCATTCTGGCTGGTAATATAAGGCATAACCGTCCGGAGAAACGCTTTTTTTCTCGGTGTTCCGGAAGGGTATTTTCGCAAATCAGGAAGTGAACGACTCTTTGCACTATTGCGAGAATACTCTTGTTTACTGCTTACCTTTTTATTACTTACCTTCGTTACATGGGACTTTTGACTCGATGTCGTCGTGTGCGTCTTCGCCAGCACCTCACCTGAAAAAAGGATGGTGAGTAACATAAGAATCATTGCCCCATATCGTCGTATGGGCGTCAATATCATTAGGTCTCCTGGTCGGATTGAATCATTCCAACACCTTATCTGGTTCACAAATTTGAGAGGTGAATCTCAAATCATACCAAAAATAACGGTCGAGAGCACCTCAAGGAATAGTCTAAATCCGAAACCATGTCACGCCGAAACCATCCCTCACGGTACTAAATGCAAAAAAATGCGGTGCTTATCGCAAAATACGGCAGTTTTTTGCCCGCGATCGCTCATCCGCGCGCCTCATCCTGAGCAAACAGCGCGCAGGGATGAGTTTTCCCGGCGGGTTCTCAGGCACACTGGTCAATATTGCCGCAAAAAGGACCGCACGATGAAACTTGCCGCTGTTACGCTGGCGCTCCTGCCCGCGATGGGGATCGCCTCATCATGGACATCGCAGGGCTTTCCGCCGTTCACCGCCGGGGGTACCGGTAAGTTCGTCAGCCAGACAGCGCTAACGAAGGGTACCCGCCCTTTGTTACTCAATTTTGACCAACAGTGCTGGCAGCCTGCCGATGCGGTAAAACTCAATCAGATGCTGTCGCTGAAGCCCTGTGAAGGCGCGCCGCCGCAGTGGCGGCTGTTCAAAGACGGCAGTTACACGCTTGAGATCGACACCCGTTCCGGTACGCCGACGCTGATGATTACTATTCAGAACGAGGCGGAACCGGCCGCCAGGGTCATTCGCCAGTGCCCGAAGTGGGATGGCTCGCCGCTGACCCTGGAGGTCGCGCAGACCTTCCCGGAAGGCGCCGTAGTGCGGGACTTCTATAGCCAGCAAACCGCCACGGTGAAAGAAGGCAGGATCACCCTACAGCCCGCGCCGGACAGCAACGGTCTGCTGCTGCTGGAACGGGCGGAGACGAACGCGCCAGCCCCGTTCGACTGGCACAACGCCACGGTCTACTTTGTGCTGACCGACCGCTTTGTCAACGGCGATCCCACCAACGACCACAGCTATGGTCGCCATAAAGATGGCATGGAAGAGATCGGCACCTTCCACGGCGGCGATCTGCGCGGCCTGACCAGCAAACTGGACTATTTACAGCAGCTGGGCGTCAATGCGCTGTGGATCAGCGCGCCGTTCGAACAGATTCACGGCTGGGTCGGCGGCGGCGCCAAAGGCGATTTTCCGCACTATGCTTATCACGGCTATTACACCCAGGACTGGACCCGGC is drawn from Citrobacter rodentium NBRC 105723 = DSM 16636 and contains these coding sequences:
- the xylR gene encoding D-xylose utilization transcriptional activator XylR (D-xylose enhances binding of XylR to the xyl promoter and activates transcription.); translated protein: MFDNRHRITLLFNANKAYDRQVVEGVGEYLQASQSEWDIFIEEDFRARIDNIKEWLGDGVIADYDDPDIARLLIDVDVPIVGVGGSYHLAENYPPVHYIATDNHALVESAFLHLKEKGINRFAFYGLPASSGKRWAAEREHAFRQLVAEEKYRGVVYQGLETAPELWQHAQNRLADWLQTLPPQTGIIAVTDARARHVLQVCEHLHIPVPEKLCVIGIDNEELTRYLSRVALSSVAQGARQMGYQAAKLLHRLLANEALPLQRILVPPVRVVERRSTDYRSLTDPAVIQAMHFIRNHACKGIKVDQVLDAVGISRSNLEKRFKEEVGETIHAVIHAEKLEKARSLLISTTLSINEISQMCGYPSLQYFYSVFKKEYGTTPKEYRDVNSEVLM
- a CDS encoding protein bax, with amino-acid sequence MILTPIRRYGAMILMLLTILFSGEVLAKTHTTTSSQKSHVTKVSNKKVSSKQEYSRNSAKSRSLPDLRKYPSGTPRKKAFLRTVMPYITSQNAAITAERNWLIAKQYQNQWSPSERARMKDIAKRYKVKWSGNTRTIPWNTLLERVDIIPTSMVATMAAAESGWGTSKLARANNNLFGMKCAKGRCTNAPGKVKGYSQFGSVKESVSAYVANLNTHPAYASFRKSRAQLRKADQEVTATAMIHKLKGYSTKGQSYNNYLFAMYQDNQRLIAAHM
- the xylA gene encoding xylose isomerase, yielding MQAYFDQLDRVRFEGPKSTNPLAFRHYNPDEIVLGKRMEDHLRFAACYWHTFCWNGADMFGVGAFDRPWQQPGEALALAKRKADVAFEFFHKLNVPFYCFHDVDVSPEGASLKEYKNNFAQMVDVLAAKQEESGVKLLWGTANCFTNPRYGAGAATNPDPEVFSWAATQVVTAMDATHKLGGENYVLWGGREGYETLLNTDLRQEREQIGRFMQMVVEHKHKTGFQGTLLIEPKPQEPTKHQYDYDAATVYGFLKQFGLEKEIKLNIEANHATLAGHSFHHEIATAIALGLFGSVDANRGDAQLGWDTDQFPNSVEENALVMYEILKAGGFTTGGLNFDAKVRRQSTDKYDLFYGHIGAMDTMALSLKIAARMIEDGELDKRVAKRYAGWNSELGQQILKGQMSLSELAQYAEQHNLAPVHQSGHQELLENLVNHYLFNK
- the xylB gene encoding xylulokinase yields the protein MYIGIDLGTSGVKAILLNEQGEVVAAQTEKLTVSRPHPLWSEQDPEQWWLATDRAVKALGKQHSLSEVKALGIAGQMHGATLLDDQQRVLRPAILWNDGRCGEECALLEAQAPQSRAITGNLMMPGFTAPKLLWVKCHEPEIFRQVAKVLLPKDYLRLRMTGEFASDMSDAAGTMWLDVEKRDWSDVMLEACGLTRDHMPALFEGSDISGTLLPEIATAWGMPAAPVVAGGGDNAAGAVGVGMIDANQAMLSLGTSGVYFAVSDGFLSKPESAVHSFCHALPGRWHLMSVMLSAASCLDWAAKLTGLETVPALLDAAQTADTSADPVWFLPYLSGERTPHNNPQAKGVFFGLTHQHGPAELARAVLEGVGYALADGMDVVHACGVKPQSITLIGGGARSAYWRQMLADISGLQLDYRTGGDVGPALGAARLAQIAMNPEKPLSDLLPQLPLEQTHRPDAQRHADYQQRRETFRRLYQQLLPLMS